CGGCGCTGCTCTACCGGGCACGCAAGGAAGAGCCGGAGATCGTGTTGCCGAAGTAACCGAGGCTCAGCCCTTTGTGCCCATCAGGCGCAGCTCGCGCTGCGCCTCCACGTGCTTCTCGTCGATCTCGACCACGCGCGAGTAGCACTTCTTCGCCAGCCTGGCGTCGCCGACGACCTTCGCCATGTGGCCCAGATAGAGGTGTGCCGGCAGGCAGCGTTCCACCATCTTCGTCGCCTTGCGGCAGTCCGCCGCGCACTCCTCGTACGACTGCTTGCGGTCCTTGGAGAAAAGGAACTTCGCGTACCCGCGCAAGGCGAAGAATTCCGCTTCCTCGGGGTTCATCTCGATGGCCTGCTCCAGCAGCTCGAGTCCCTCCTGATACTTGCGCGCCTTGATCAGGATCTCCGCGCGCTGGAAGTTTTCCTCGGCGGCGAAGATGCGGCTGACGTCGACGTTCTCCGCCTTTCCGTCCAGCTCTCCCTCGTATTCCTTGCGCCGCTTCTCGTCCCCGATCACCTGGGCCGCTTCATTGACGCGCGCGAAGAGACGCTCTTTCATTTCCTTCAGCTCCGCTTGGTCCGGGTTCGTCACCGTGTCGGGGTGGAGCTCCTTGGCGAGCACGAAGAAGTTCCGCTTCGTTTCCGCCGGCGTCGTGGACTTGCGCTCCAGGCCCAGCGCTTCGAAGTGGTTCAGCTGCGAGAGGCGTTCCCAGAGTGCGGAGAGCCGCTGCAGCATCGCTTCCGGCGGCTCGTTCGCCGGGCCCTGAGCAAACGTGGGTGGCGGACGCGAGACGGCGGGAGCGGCGGGCTTCGCCGGGGTTGGCGGCGACACGGCTTTCATCACTGGCGGCGCTGCGGGTCTCGGCGCCGCCCGCGGCGGCTGCCGATTGATCTTCGGCGCTGGCGGCGGGGGCGCTGCGGCAGCCTTCGCGGGTTGGGGCGGCGGGGGAATGACGGGCTCGGCGGGCGGAACAGCCTTCGCAGCCGGCGGAGGTGCTTCAGCCTCATCGGCAACCTCCGCGAACGCGAGGTGGCCGAGCTCCGTCAACAGATAGAGCAGCCGCAGGCTCATGCCAGCGTCGTGGGCCTGCAGCACCTCTTCCCCGGTCTTCGTCCCGTCGATGGCTGCGTAGATGCGCGTTTCCTGCGCATTGAGTCCCAGCTCCTCGACCTTGCCGACGCCGAGGCCTCCGGAGCGGACGACCGGCCGCGTGAGGCGCTTGCCGAGTCGCGCGCGCAGGAGGGGTACCTCGAGCCGGCGGACGGAATCCATCAGCAGCCCCCAGCGCGAGCCGAGCGGGAACGATCCCGCAGGCGGAGCTGCTTCCTTGTGGAACGTGAACGCCCCACGCCAGCAGGAGAATGCCCGATCGAGCAGGAATGCGCCATGCTCGCCGAGCAGCCGGTGCGCGTCCGCCGCCGGGATGAGCTGCAGCTGGAAGAGCACCGCCACGACGTCCTGGCCGCTTTTGGCTGCCTGCTCTTCCGCCGCGCGAACCTTTTCCGCCCCAAGCACGCCCTTCATCTGCAGGAAGCGAAGAAGGCCGAGTTCCGGATCGTCGGAGGCGACGTGCTCCGGTGTCCCGCGGCGGAACACGATCTGGAGCTTCTTGCCGTCCTCCAGGTCGAAGCGAAAACCGCCGGACGCGGCGCTGAGCGCCGTCAGCGCATACAGGCGGACGGGCGAGACGCGCGCGAGATCGCCGGAGTCCGGAACCTCCAGCGTCTCCGGCGCCTTGAACATCACCGGCGTCTTTCTCGGCGGCGGGGCCGGAGGTTCGGCGGGTGCCTTCGGCGCCAACGCCGACGCGGCGGGCGCGACCTCGCGCGCCTCCGCCGCCTCGCCGATGCCGAACGCCTCGGCCATCGCCCTGCTGATCCGCGGACCCGCGGGAGGCAGCGCCGCGGTGCGCTCGAGCTTGCGCGCCGGGGTGAGAAGGTTGCGGAGCTCGGGAAAGTCCGCTCCCGGCAGCCATTCCTTGCCGTCGATCGACGCCTCGCAATTCTCGGTGAGCTGGCCGCGCAGCCGCTCGAGAGCCGAGATGGTGAATGGTCCCCAGATCCGGCCGTGCTCCGTGCGCACCCAGTAGTTGCGATCCACCGGCCGATTTTACCATCGGCGTGATAGCGTCCGCGCCCGCAGCGGTCCCCACCCATGCGCACACGAAGAGCGGCACGGCCCAACGCGACGCTCCTCTGCCGGCGCATCGTGGCGGACATGGCGAGGAAGCTGCCGGAGCTGTCGCACATCCAGGTCGCGCGCATCCTGTTCGTCGCCGGCGAGGCGCGGCGCACGTCGCGGGCGACCATCAAGCCGCTGCTCGGCGCCCGGGTGTCGCTCAAGGGGAAGCGCGCGCTCTACTGCATCACCCTGCGACCGAAGTTCTTCCGCGCCAGTACTCCCGAGCAGCGGGTGGAAACGCTGCTCCACGAGCTGCTCCATGTCTCCGCCGAGTTCGACGGCCGGCTGCATGCGGGTCGCCGGCATGCGGTGCTGCCGGGCACCAGGTTCCGGTCCCTGCTCCGGCCGCTGCTGCGCAGGTATCTTGCCGATGCGGACGCGGACCTGCTTTCCGGCCTCGGTCATCACGGCGACGTCGTGGCGCGCCAATGGCTCGAGCGGCCGACCGGCAAGTCGAGCCGCCGCCAGCCCTATACCGAGAAAGACCTCTTCTTCGGGCCGGTGCAGATGATCACCCGCCGCCACCTGCACTCCTGAGAACTTGAAATTGCTGCGGCGTCCTGCGACTTTCCGCGGCCATGAAGATCGCGGTCCTGACCGGCGGTGGAGACTGCCCGGGTCTCAATGCGGTGATTCGTGCGGTGGTCCGGCGCGGAGAGCAGCACGGCCTCGAGGTGATGGGCGTCCGGGAGGGCTGGCGCGGTCTGATGGACCCGCCCCTGCACTTCCGTCTCACCCGCGAAGCGACCAGCGGCATCCTCCATCTCGGCGGCACCATCCTCGGCACCAGCCGGACCAACCCGTTCAAGAAGCCGGGCGGCGCGGACATGGTGATCCGCAACCTCGGCTCGCTGAACGTGGGCGCGGTGGTGGCCATCGGCGGCGAGGACACCCTCGGCGTGGCCACCAAGCTGCACCAGATGGGAGTCAACCTGGTGGGTGTGCCGAAGACCATCGACAACGATCTCTCCGGCACCGATCTCACCTTCGGCTTCGACACGGCGGTGCAGATCGCCACCGAGGCTATCGACCGGCTGCACTCCACCGCCGAGTCGCACAACCGGGTGATCGTCTGCGAGGTCATGGGCCGGCATGCAGGCTGGATCGCGACCCACTCCGGCATCGCCGGCGGCGCGGACGTGATCCTGATCCCCGAGAAGCCGATCGAGATCGATCGCGTCTGCGAGCACATCATGCGGCGCCATCGCTCGCGCGGGGTGAACTTCTCCATCGTAGTGGTGGCGGAGGGCGCGAAGCTGGGTGGCGGCGAGAGCAAGGTCACCGAGAAGCTCGATGAGTTCGGCCACGTCCGCCTCGGAGGCATCGGGCAGCACATCGCCGAGCTGATCGAGAAGAAGACCGGCTACGAGACGCGCGCCACTGTCCTCGGCCACATCCAGCGCGGGGGGACGCCGACGGCGTTCGATCGCGTGCTGGGCACCCGCTTTGGCGTCCACGCCGCCGACATGGTCGCGAGGAAGGAATGGGGGAAGATGGCGGCGCTGCGCGGGAACCTCATCGCGAGCGTGCCTCTCGCCGAAGCGACCGCGAAGCTGAAGACCGTCGACGACGCATTCTTCGCGGTCGCCGAAGTCTTCTTCGGGTGAGCACGATCAGCGCGCGCGAATGAACGCGAGGATCTCCTCCGCGGCAGCCGCGGCGTACTCTCCTCGACCCATGTTCCGGAACGCGGTCTTCTCGTCCGGATGCTGCGTCAACCCGTGGTCGGCGCGCGGCACCACCAGCAGGCGCGCCGCCGGTCCGACCAGACGCACAATCTGCTCCTGGTCCTCCCGGTCCATGATCCAGTCGTAATCGCCCCAGACCACCAGCGTGGGCGCGCGGACCTTGCCCCACGCGGCCGCCAGATCCAGCTCCTGGAGCTGGTGATAGAAGCGCGCGGGCCGTCCATACTGCGAGTCCGGTTCGTCGTACCAGATCCCCTTGAGGTGAGGCCGCCGCTCGGCGACCTGCGCCGGCGTGAGGCGGTCGAAAAGATACGCGGCGTGGAGCTCGGCCAAGGGCTTGAGCAGGGCCGCCACCTTCGCCGGGTCGGTTCCGGAAAGCACGATTCGGCGCCGCTCCAGATCGATCATGTGCTCGAACCAGGTCTTCGACCATCCGCCCACGGACACGTACGCTGCGACGGGCGCGTCGCCGGCCACCAGCGGCGCGAATCCGCCGCCGTTGCTGATCCCGAGGAGCACGACGCGCGCGGGATCGACGCGCGGGTGCTTTTGGAAGGCGGCGAACGCGCGGCGGTAGCCCTCCAGCTCGGTCGCGAAGTCGGTCTTCGCGCAGTCGCCTTCGCTGTCGCCGGCTCCGGGCTTGTCGACGCGGAAGACCAGGCCGCCCGACTTGCGCACCACGTCCTGGATCAGCCGGTTCACGCCGCGCGGCGTCCCGGTCAGCTCCACCGAATCGCAGCTCAACCAGCCGACCACGAACACCGACAGCAGCCGTCCTGCTCCAGGCGGAGCGGTCGTGAAGGTCCGCAGCCGTCGCCCGCCCGGACCTTCCACCGTGCCGGCGACGGTTTCGATTCCGGGATGCTGCTCCAGCGGTTTCGTTCGCGGCAGCTCCCCGGCGGCAGCGACGGCCAGGATGAGAAACGCCGTCATCGCGCTTCCTCCGCGGGCACCTGCAGCTCCGTGACGAACTGTGCGGAGACGGTCGCGACCCTTCGCGCCGGCAGCCGGTATCCGCGCTGGTCGGCGCCGAAGCGGTGGTAGACCTCGCGCCAGG
The window above is part of the Deltaproteobacteria bacterium genome. Proteins encoded here:
- a CDS encoding ATP-dependent 6-phosphofructokinase, which translates into the protein MKIAVLTGGGDCPGLNAVIRAVVRRGEQHGLEVMGVREGWRGLMDPPLHFRLTREATSGILHLGGTILGTSRTNPFKKPGGADMVIRNLGSLNVGAVVAIGGEDTLGVATKLHQMGVNLVGVPKTIDNDLSGTDLTFGFDTAVQIATEAIDRLHSTAESHNRVIVCEVMGRHAGWIATHSGIAGGADVILIPEKPIEIDRVCEHIMRRHRSRGVNFSIVVVAEGAKLGGGESKVTEKLDEFGHVRLGGIGQHIAELIEKKTGYETRATVLGHIQRGGTPTAFDRVLGTRFGVHAADMVARKEWGKMAALRGNLIASVPLAEATAKLKTVDDAFFAVAEVFFG
- a CDS encoding alpha/beta hydrolase, with the translated sequence MTAFLILAVAAAGELPRTKPLEQHPGIETVAGTVEGPGGRRLRTFTTAPPGAGRLLSVFVVGWLSCDSVELTGTPRGVNRLIQDVVRKSGGLVFRVDKPGAGDSEGDCAKTDFATELEGYRRAFAAFQKHPRVDPARVVLLGISNGGGFAPLVAGDAPVAAYVSVGGWSKTWFEHMIDLERRRIVLSGTDPAKVAALLKPLAELHAAYLFDRLTPAQVAERRPHLKGIWYDEPDSQYGRPARFYHQLQELDLAAAWGKVRAPTLVVWGDYDWIMDREDQEQIVRLVGPAARLLVVPRADHGLTQHPDEKTAFRNMGRGEYAAAAAEEILAFIRAR